A part of Corynebacterium mustelae genomic DNA contains:
- a CDS encoding P-loop NTPase family protein, with product MAQRGYGWDRKFGEFGSYAQYERFNSQVTSQSGWSAWLAFVAAFPAKAAAVFLWGLLSTGFYLVLPFNFEAFERSLTAGVHTHKTAAIFIACFIGALGFSWLKSYAELSLVQGVRFLAFRVFLDDGLRSNTSENTIGRLNTQPNQISQLAYVVDFVLSIIQSVGLAVVAIIAYKDTGLWAVIGIGIFTYFSFVMVRKIGVVFHRYIDSETARVELINAIATDAGRLRMAKLTDLVFGWLHQKRTHQEHIMKDRAKLQTINAVVLQSAVPVVVATAVLVALVTGKTSDSYLSLLMISTLLYSAMGEVVANYRVIRLAVPMLNEWDERRQASAKTTSGDSETPLPALETSCVIRGAEAPELLDAARNLADVVVIDNPDVIPESLVNQLIGGFSIVQRDNWRRLVADFGLPPDTTTQLGQGRAASLSLGEKARLWIALMVALNDDTTTSAVFFSDGFLAVMDNRTRMRVLSAVLGSPVPIVFIGTKKLSVGDCPVFEYHAGDIHQVADSVSTMVLETNNHQRVPEAPQPMENSDNNEVGAGVPKPKPSLGLAQKVFAACFGRGGTTALLLVGALSALLSVGLPLVLETAAATVSPTSIGLLVLVIAACLVIPVVTGLVQFRLPITNFSRLHVKAAQATVNHSTPTRRGEYMGRFGDDFSTMQMTIPGALVSMITAVASVAVLCAIVAGQSLLLVVIILPIVVVGGWLYRRGSARLTHASDVQATGRDTFLSECAALITSRQLPSTTLVQHARIQVFEQVRAVFQSSTKNAIGAQLARGRDLSLLSAAILCIGVASVVFFPADNVISGAVVAYLFYSFATQVPTVISALQDFDLALITAGRVLNLTEFAPPHHQFATEHTRQSAQRIEETVRTNDGTGGVVEISGRSGAGKSTALVLYGATSDPAPVIVPDDLAVLQFAPKDESTDSPAWLHGDLHTRKARQQALVDYAETQVATSVVVLDETLSELPQHAQRAAMQRLHAAANQHNAVVIVVLHTAKESEDLRDFIDEQLVLD from the coding sequence TTGGCACAACGGGGATACGGCTGGGACAGAAAGTTTGGCGAGTTTGGCTCCTATGCACAGTATGAAAGGTTCAATTCTCAGGTAACCAGCCAGTCCGGGTGGTCGGCGTGGCTTGCGTTCGTGGCGGCGTTTCCGGCGAAAGCCGCGGCGGTTTTTCTATGGGGTTTGCTTTCCACCGGGTTTTATCTGGTGTTGCCGTTTAACTTCGAGGCGTTCGAACGCAGCCTGACCGCGGGTGTTCATACGCACAAGACGGCGGCGATTTTTATCGCATGCTTTATAGGCGCGCTGGGGTTTTCCTGGTTGAAGTCTTATGCCGAATTATCCTTGGTTCAAGGGGTGCGGTTTCTGGCGTTTCGCGTCTTTCTAGACGACGGACTACGCAGCAACACTTCCGAAAACACCATCGGCAGGTTGAATACACAACCGAATCAGATAAGCCAGCTAGCGTATGTGGTGGATTTTGTCTTAAGCATCATACAGTCGGTGGGGTTAGCGGTTGTTGCGATTATCGCCTATAAAGACACCGGGCTGTGGGCGGTCATAGGAATTGGGATTTTCACCTATTTCTCCTTCGTCATGGTGCGCAAAATCGGTGTAGTATTCCACCGCTATATCGACAGCGAAACTGCGCGGGTTGAGCTGATCAATGCGATAGCCACCGACGCCGGGCGGTTGCGCATGGCTAAGCTCACCGACCTAGTTTTTGGGTGGCTGCACCAGAAACGGACACACCAAGAACACATCATGAAAGACCGCGCGAAGTTGCAAACCATTAACGCCGTGGTCTTGCAGTCAGCGGTTCCAGTGGTGGTGGCTACTGCGGTGTTGGTGGCGCTTGTGACCGGCAAAACTTCCGATAGCTATTTGTCGCTTTTGATGATCTCGACCTTGCTGTATTCGGCGATGGGGGAAGTGGTCGCCAATTACCGGGTGATCCGCTTGGCTGTCCCGATGTTAAACGAGTGGGATGAGCGTCGACAAGCAAGCGCGAAGACAACGTCTGGCGATTCGGAGACGCCACTTCCAGCACTTGAGACCAGCTGTGTGATACGTGGGGCCGAAGCGCCCGAATTACTCGACGCCGCCCGTAACTTAGCGGATGTGGTTGTTATCGACAATCCCGACGTTATCCCGGAGTCGTTGGTTAACCAGCTCATAGGTGGCTTTAGTATTGTGCAGCGGGATAACTGGCGTCGGCTGGTCGCGGATTTTGGGTTGCCACCAGATACCACAACCCAGCTCGGGCAGGGGCGCGCCGCCTCGCTGTCGCTGGGGGAGAAAGCCCGACTGTGGATAGCGCTCATGGTTGCGCTTAACGACGACACCACCACCTCGGCGGTGTTCTTCTCGGATGGGTTCCTCGCGGTGATGGATAACCGCACCCGCATGAGGGTGCTTTCTGCGGTGCTAGGCAGTCCCGTCCCGATCGTTTTTATTGGCACCAAGAAACTTTCGGTAGGTGATTGTCCGGTTTTCGAGTACCACGCAGGCGACATACACCAGGTGGCAGACAGCGTTTCCACTATGGTGTTGGAAACCAACAACCATCAACGTGTCCCGGAAGCACCACAACCGATGGAAAACTCTGATAACAACGAGGTGGGCGCGGGTGTCCCTAAGCCCAAGCCAAGCCTAGGTTTAGCGCAGAAGGTATTCGCCGCCTGCTTCGGACGCGGCGGCACCACCGCCTTGCTGCTGGTCGGGGCGCTTAGCGCACTTCTTTCCGTCGGGCTGCCGCTGGTGTTAGAAACCGCCGCTGCCACGGTTTCACCCACCAGCATCGGATTACTCGTTCTGGTCATCGCGGCCTGCCTGGTCATCCCGGTGGTCACCGGCCTGGTGCAGTTCCGGCTACCGATTACAAACTTTTCCCGTCTACATGTCAAGGCCGCACAGGCAACGGTCAACCATTCCACCCCGACCCGGCGCGGGGAATACATGGGCCGGTTCGGCGACGATTTCTCCACCATGCAGATGACAATTCCAGGCGCGTTGGTCAGCATGATTACCGCAGTCGCCTCGGTGGCGGTGTTGTGTGCCATTGTGGCTGGCCAAAGCCTGCTGCTTGTGGTGATTATCCTTCCCATTGTCGTGGTGGGCGGCTGGTTGTATCGGCGTGGCAGTGCGCGGTTAACCCACGCCTCTGATGTGCAAGCGACCGGTCGGGATACGTTTCTGAGCGAGTGCGCCGCGCTTATTACCAGCCGCCAATTGCCCAGCACCACCTTGGTTCAGCACGCCAGGATTCAAGTGTTTGAACAGGTGCGGGCAGTTTTTCAGTCCAGTACAAAAAATGCCATCGGCGCGCAGCTTGCCCGGGGGCGGGATTTAAGCCTGCTCAGTGCCGCTATTTTATGCATCGGCGTCGCCTCGGTGGTGTTCTTTCCGGCGGATAACGTGATTAGTGGGGCGGTTGTGGCCTACTTGTTCTATAGCTTTGCCACCCAAGTACCTACCGTGATCAGTGCACTGCAGGATTTCGATCTTGCGCTGATAACGGCGGGGCGGGTGTTGAACCTAACGGAGTTTGCGCCACCCCACCACCAATTCGCCACGGAACACACACGCCAATCCGCGCAGCGTATCGAAGAAACAGTACGCACCAACGATGGAACCGGCGGCGTGGTGGAAATCTCCGGGCGAAGCGGGGCGGGGAAGTCAACCGCCCTAGTACTCTACGGCGCAACCAGCGACCCGGCACCGGTGATCGTGCCCGATGACTTGGCGGTGCTGCAATTCGCGCCAAAAGATGAATCGACAGATTCACCCGCATGGCTTCACGGCGACCTCCACACCCGTAAGGCGCGGCAACAGGCGCTCGTGGACTATGCCGAAACCCAAGTAGCCACCAGCGTTGTTGTCCTCGATGAAACCCTCTCCGAACTGCCACAACACGCGCAACGTGCAGCAATGCAGCGACTCCACGCAGCCGCCAACCAGCACAACGCCGTTGTTATCGTGGTGCTGCATACAGCCAAAGAGTCGGAGGACCTGCGGGATTTTATTGATGAACAGCTGGTTTTGGATTAG
- a CDS encoding LLM class flavin-dependent oxidoreductase, giving the protein MSTPSLSLLDLVPTYQTQRPGESLAGSVELAQLAERFGFKRVWYAEHHNFRAIASAAPAIIIAHVAAHTSTIRVGSGGVMLPNHVPYMIAEQFGTLAELYPSRIDLGVGRAPGTDGKTLAQALRRPPEAAGNFESDVTQLRAFLSDTSPIPGIQAFPGAGTNVPIYILGSSLYGAGVAARLGLPFGFASHFAPAALHHAIAHYREHFVPSTSAPDPYVIATVNVIAAPDSETARHRHQQVVRQWIRIMNPAAAQLDDAQIDAIISSGMVQPLMDMLRYTAVGNPQEVRDYLQKFAADTSADELMLCLRAVKHQDAKESLMLIGS; this is encoded by the coding sequence ATGTCTACCCCCAGCTTGTCCCTCCTCGACCTAGTTCCCACCTATCAAACGCAACGCCCCGGTGAGAGCCTTGCAGGAAGCGTCGAACTAGCGCAACTTGCAGAACGCTTCGGGTTTAAGCGGGTCTGGTACGCCGAACACCACAACTTCCGGGCAATCGCGTCGGCCGCACCGGCTATTATCATCGCCCACGTTGCGGCACACACCAGCACCATTCGGGTCGGCTCCGGTGGGGTGATGCTCCCCAACCACGTGCCCTATATGATCGCCGAACAATTCGGCACCTTGGCTGAGCTATATCCGTCACGCATTGACCTCGGCGTGGGCCGGGCACCGGGAACCGACGGGAAAACCCTCGCCCAGGCCCTACGGCGGCCCCCTGAGGCGGCAGGGAACTTCGAATCGGACGTCACGCAATTGCGGGCGTTTCTATCCGATACCTCCCCCATCCCCGGTATCCAGGCGTTTCCCGGCGCGGGAACCAACGTGCCAATATACATTCTGGGTTCGTCGCTCTACGGCGCAGGCGTCGCCGCCCGGCTGGGCCTGCCGTTTGGCTTCGCCTCGCACTTCGCCCCGGCGGCGCTGCACCACGCGATTGCGCACTACCGAGAGCACTTTGTGCCGTCGACAAGCGCCCCTGATCCATACGTGATCGCCACCGTCAATGTCATCGCCGCGCCCGATTCGGAAACGGCACGGCATCGCCACCAGCAGGTTGTGCGCCAGTGGATACGGATTATGAACCCAGCCGCAGCACAGCTTGACGACGCCCAGATCGACGCGATCATTAGCTCCGGGATGGTGCAACCGCTAATGGACATGCTGCGCTACACAGCGGTTGGAAACCCGCAAGAAGTACGCGATTATCTGCAAAAATTCGCAGCCGACACCAGCGCCGACGAACTTATGCTGTGCCTTCGCGCCGTAAAACACCAGGATGCTAAAGAAAGCCTGATGTTGATTGGGAGCTAG
- a CDS encoding SdpI family protein, whose translation MFYLVSASLIASSIIIAALGNESRKGLKRNWWAGLRTPTTMASDEAFRAANQKVWKLYFAMAAVLFIEGIGVAVLEYAKANNETLATFVLSSTFIVLLIARAQYVIGTRAAKSITF comes from the coding sequence ATGTTCTACCTCGTTTCAGCATCGCTAATTGCCAGCAGTATCATAATCGCGGCCCTTGGCAATGAGTCCCGCAAAGGATTAAAACGCAACTGGTGGGCCGGGTTACGCACCCCCACCACAATGGCTAGTGATGAAGCTTTTCGTGCAGCAAACCAGAAAGTGTGGAAACTCTATTTCGCTATGGCAGCGGTGCTGTTTATCGAAGGCATCGGCGTCGCGGTCTTAGAATACGCAAAAGCGAACAATGAAACCCTCGCCACCTTCGTTTTATCCAGCACTTTTATCGTGTTGCTCATCGCCCGTGCCCAATATGTGATTGGCACACGGGCTGCGAAATCGATCACTTTCTGA
- a CDS encoding NACHT domain-containing protein codes for MTPRAGGEADKLGNQYEFLWAVRHALYCLADDKRSLTYEDPNTDFGEGSEFTYKTESCVEVHQVKRQNGIQSNWSIRRLIGLEVFDAARHHVSNGREFHFVSTVPPQGLKELCRRSQRAKNVRQFTAAGFLSKELQEQFDILVELAFQKDQQQAWQTLRGMKIRIEDEDTVVQTNAIIASSLLEGANGENISSIIGDILISNLGIELNHFELVNQLHTRKIYLRGAESQRSSIELIEGQTAKWANSIKRDMLRPSIKRREVAEILRKLQNHKIVLVSGTAGGGKSAVLEQVVEELQREGKQVLALRLDRIDNFVSTIDLGSSLGLDASPAVVLSRAKGKGNGYLVIDQLDAVSLVSGRAPERFDIVVDLIDEVRRLNEKLELNEIKVVLACREFDIRNDHRIQSLVDENTNNEIQVNLLTDEEINDAVSAMDLDSTKLTPTQRSILRTPLHLVLLKSLANHGDPLEFHSKNSLFDKYWDRKRTAIRTKGRNIRFEPVLNRVASIMSGRQMLSIPAEFLDEDDLIDDAQVLVSEHVLALEDNKIGFFHENFFDYTFARLWFSKSESLVDFLRQDEQELFRRGQVRQILQYLYERDPYRFRQEVKSALSSEYVRFHIKKVILAVLASLEAPSCEDAAIIFDVSENNPKLQNEIWANIQSTPWFKRFLEDGKISKWIDSGDPALQDRAISLMAEAVRDLPDEVAGVLYNYRSMPHYFTWICSVSRYADLSQSRNFFDLVLDAVRKGHFNNQRPNLWFTASQLPEQKPLWALELLKAQVTDSVDAFKLSEAGRIQILCIRDYHASKFVKKLAEKISLPFVQTFIPYLREVMETTKRKPNVLGCIKDPHFHCYFDTQGVSNEELGLTLFMQTVFALRSLADSKPDEIQLILEELAQDPYEASQLLLYQAMAAGERSFSKLAVEILLTGGKRLICEDQVVDQLVKAISPHISENEHNQLEILFRDLSGIYKGRNSSGKLAYRLLSSLEEKRLTSVGIRKLGEYRRKFEKDQSDEDFFVKSGTISSPIRAEKAARMPDDNWLKAMQKHNADRMTIRENPTGGAGELSEVLRDQVAANPERFAKLALRFTPNLNPKFAIGILRGLSDATPTDETASLVFEAVRHLASLGHDDIYRFLDDALSHYYGNVPIDIFELLLQRTLDSLKAEKDTSTSTGVNENQTFHEDMFFYAINTIRGSLVYSLARMLMSDVTGERTNLIRPHLVELAEDPVLEIRSMVAGLLLTVLNSTQAEVISAFEKLIDTDDRIFTDTSVQALLIRVEQLKPETITPLIERMFISTNREARKAGGEIAAVCGFRWGRTDLLERALNDDSAIREGVAETCVNFIGDTSKAGSVSKTLIRLMEDEEENVLKAITKIAPSLRGKPLRPHAELLNRLIDSPAYPYDVTQLLFTLESAPDNVDDFILKASQRFISEFRSEITDPSSHVPFDALHVGELLIRALTQSQNTDFRGELLDVLDEILELNVYGVEGALADVERS; via the coding sequence ATGACTCCACGCGCAGGCGGAGAAGCTGACAAACTAGGCAATCAGTATGAGTTTTTATGGGCAGTCCGGCACGCTCTTTATTGCCTTGCTGATGACAAACGTTCTCTCACATATGAAGACCCAAACACTGATTTTGGCGAGGGGTCAGAATTCACCTACAAAACCGAATCATGCGTTGAGGTACATCAAGTCAAGCGACAAAACGGCATTCAAAGTAATTGGTCAATCAGGCGATTAATCGGTTTAGAGGTGTTCGACGCCGCGCGTCATCATGTCTCTAACGGTCGAGAATTCCATTTTGTCTCCACTGTTCCGCCTCAGGGACTTAAAGAACTTTGTCGTCGTTCACAACGAGCCAAAAATGTTAGGCAATTTACCGCAGCAGGGTTTCTATCCAAAGAATTGCAGGAGCAATTCGATATCCTCGTCGAATTAGCCTTCCAAAAAGACCAGCAACAAGCTTGGCAAACTCTCCGAGGAATGAAAATAAGAATCGAAGACGAAGATACAGTTGTTCAAACAAACGCCATTATTGCTTCGTCCTTATTAGAAGGCGCAAATGGTGAAAACATTTCATCCATAATTGGTGACATTCTGATTTCAAATCTTGGAATAGAATTGAACCACTTTGAGCTTGTGAATCAGCTACATACCAGAAAAATCTATCTGCGAGGCGCTGAATCACAACGTAGTTCTATTGAATTAATTGAGGGTCAGACAGCCAAGTGGGCCAACTCGATCAAAAGAGACATGCTTCGTCCCAGTATTAAGCGTCGCGAAGTTGCAGAAATCTTGAGGAAGTTGCAAAACCACAAAATAGTTCTCGTATCTGGTACAGCAGGTGGCGGCAAAAGCGCTGTTCTGGAACAAGTAGTTGAAGAACTACAGCGCGAAGGTAAGCAAGTACTTGCGCTACGGCTTGATCGAATTGATAATTTCGTTTCCACAATCGATTTAGGTTCTAGCCTTGGCCTTGATGCTTCGCCTGCTGTTGTTTTGTCTAGGGCGAAAGGAAAAGGTAATGGCTACCTAGTCATCGATCAGTTGGATGCCGTTAGTTTGGTGTCTGGCCGTGCACCGGAACGCTTCGATATAGTCGTTGATCTCATTGACGAAGTGCGTCGTCTTAATGAGAAGTTAGAACTTAACGAAATTAAAGTAGTTTTAGCTTGTCGCGAATTTGACATACGAAATGACCACCGGATTCAGTCGTTGGTGGATGAAAATACAAACAACGAAATCCAAGTTAATCTTTTAACTGATGAGGAGATAAATGACGCAGTATCGGCGATGGATCTCGACTCAACAAAGCTCACTCCGACTCAACGCTCGATCTTACGAACACCACTTCATCTCGTGCTTTTAAAGTCATTGGCGAATCATGGTGACCCCCTTGAATTCCATTCAAAAAACTCCCTATTTGATAAATACTGGGACCGAAAGCGAACGGCAATTAGAACAAAGGGGAGAAACATTCGCTTTGAACCAGTTTTAAATCGAGTAGCAAGCATTATGAGTGGCCGACAGATGCTGTCCATCCCTGCCGAGTTTCTTGATGAGGATGACCTCATTGACGACGCTCAGGTTCTAGTCTCTGAGCATGTATTAGCGTTAGAGGATAATAAGATTGGGTTTTTCCATGAAAACTTTTTCGACTACACCTTTGCTCGGTTATGGTTTTCAAAATCTGAATCACTTGTTGATTTTCTTCGACAAGATGAACAAGAGCTATTCCGTAGAGGACAAGTTCGCCAAATCCTCCAATATCTCTACGAACGTGATCCATATCGATTCCGACAGGAAGTTAAATCAGCATTATCCAGCGAATATGTTAGATTCCACATTAAGAAAGTCATATTGGCTGTTCTAGCAAGTCTTGAAGCCCCTAGTTGCGAAGATGCCGCCATTATTTTCGATGTATCCGAAAATAATCCAAAACTGCAGAACGAGATTTGGGCGAATATTCAAAGTACGCCTTGGTTTAAAAGGTTTCTTGAGGACGGCAAGATTTCCAAGTGGATTGATAGCGGTGATCCTGCACTCCAAGATCGAGCAATTAGCCTGATGGCGGAAGCTGTTAGAGACTTACCTGACGAAGTTGCTGGCGTTCTTTATAACTACCGTTCGATGCCGCATTACTTTACTTGGATATGTTCGGTCAGCCGTTATGCTGATTTGTCTCAGAGCCGAAACTTCTTTGATCTCGTACTCGATGCTGTTCGAAAGGGACACTTTAACAACCAAAGGCCGAATTTATGGTTTACTGCCAGTCAACTGCCCGAGCAAAAACCACTTTGGGCTCTAGAATTATTGAAAGCTCAAGTCACAGACAGTGTCGATGCTTTTAAGTTAAGTGAGGCAGGTCGAATTCAAATTCTGTGTATTCGTGATTACCACGCATCAAAATTCGTAAAAAAGCTAGCTGAAAAGATATCTTTACCTTTTGTTCAGACGTTTATCCCGTATTTGCGCGAGGTTATGGAAACTACAAAGCGCAAGCCTAACGTACTTGGTTGTATTAAAGATCCACATTTCCATTGCTATTTCGACACGCAAGGAGTTAGTAATGAAGAACTAGGGTTAACGCTATTCATGCAAACCGTTTTCGCGCTGAGATCTCTCGCTGACTCGAAACCTGATGAAATTCAACTGATTCTTGAGGAACTGGCACAGGACCCATATGAAGCTTCACAGCTTCTGCTTTATCAAGCGATGGCAGCAGGAGAACGGTCTTTTTCTAAACTGGCTGTCGAAATCCTCCTCACTGGTGGAAAGAGGCTTATTTGTGAAGATCAGGTAGTAGATCAATTAGTGAAGGCTATTTCACCTCATATATCTGAAAACGAACATAATCAGCTTGAGATCTTATTTCGTGATTTATCTGGCATTTACAAAGGTCGTAACAGTTCAGGAAAATTAGCCTATCGTTTGTTGTCTTCCTTGGAAGAAAAAAGATTAACTTCTGTAGGTATCCGTAAATTGGGGGAATACCGAAGAAAATTCGAAAAAGATCAATCTGACGAAGATTTTTTCGTGAAATCGGGAACCATAAGTTCACCTATCAGAGCCGAAAAAGCTGCTAGGATGCCCGATGATAATTGGCTCAAAGCCATGCAAAAACACAATGCTGATCGGATGACAATCCGGGAAAATCCTACGGGCGGCGCAGGCGAATTATCGGAGGTCCTTAGAGATCAAGTTGCAGCTAATCCCGAGAGATTTGCCAAACTAGCTTTACGCTTCACACCAAATTTAAATCCTAAATTTGCGATTGGTATCCTACGTGGACTATCTGACGCTACTCCAACAGATGAAACAGCGTCGTTAGTGTTTGAGGCAGTTCGACATCTTGCATCTCTCGGACATGATGACATTTACAGATTCTTAGATGATGCTCTGTCTCATTATTACGGCAATGTGCCTATTGACATTTTTGAGTTGTTATTACAACGCACTCTTGATTCATTAAAAGCTGAAAAAGATACATCTACCTCAACGGGCGTAAATGAAAACCAAACCTTTCATGAAGACATGTTCTTCTACGCCATAAATACAATTCGAGGAAGTCTCGTCTACTCCCTTGCTCGAATGTTGATGTCTGATGTAACCGGAGAGCGAACTAATCTAATTCGGCCTCATCTTGTTGAGCTGGCGGAAGACCCGGTACTTGAAATTCGGTCTATGGTCGCTGGGCTTCTTTTAACGGTTTTGAACTCGACACAAGCCGAAGTTATTTCAGCATTTGAAAAGCTTATCGATACCGACGATCGGATTTTCACCGATACCTCAGTGCAAGCACTTTTAATACGCGTTGAACAACTAAAACCTGAGACAATTACCCCGCTGATTGAACGAATGTTTATTTCAACAAACAGAGAAGCTAGAAAAGCTGGTGGCGAAATAGCAGCAGTATGTGGTTTCAGATGGGGTAGAACTGACCTTCTGGAACGAGCCCTCAATGACGATTCTGCTATTAGGGAAGGTGTCGCCGAAACATGTGTCAACTTTATTGGTGATACGTCGAAAGCTGGCAGTGTTTCCAAAACGTTAATCCGCCTCATGGAAGATGAAGAAGAAAATGTTCTTAAGGCTATTACTAAAATCGCTCCTAGCCTACGCGGTAAGCCGCTTCGTCCCCATGCCGAGCTTCTGAACAGGTTAATTGATTCACCTGCGTACCCTTATGATGTAACACAGCTTCTCTTCACCTTAGAATCTGCTCCAGACAATGTTGACGATTTCATCCTGAAAGCGTCGCAACGCTTTATATCTGAGTTTCGTTCTGAAATAACAGACCCAAGTTCACACGTCCCTTTTGATGCGCTTCATGTTGGTGAGCTTTTAATTAGAGCTTTGACACAATCGCAGAACACGGATTTTCGTGGCGAGCTACTTGATGTCCTAGATGAGATACTTGAACTCAATGTGTATGGAGTTGAAGGAGCACTTGCAGATGTAGAACGCTCGTAG